The sequence GCCCGTTCGGCGGCCTGGCGGTTGGCGGGAGCGGTCAGGTCCCGGTTGGCGGCGACCACCTGGGCCGCCCGGGCGTGGTCGCCCGCCAGCCCGAAGGCCATGACCGCGTGCCAGTCGTTGAAGATGTAGGTAGGTGCGCCGCCGACCAGGTCGCGGATGTCGGTCGCGAGCGCGGCGGCGCGGGTGGTCACGTCCGTGCCGTACAGGGCGAGGCGCCACAGCAGCGCGGCCGCGTCGACGATGTCGAGCCACTCGGTCGAGCTGACGGCGCGGACCCGCTCGTCATACAGCGCGAGCGCGTCGTCGGCCCGGCCCTGCTCCAGCAGGTACAGCCCGAGATGCCACCAGTTGTGCACCGCGAAGTAGCTGTCCCGCCAGTCGGGCGCCGACGACGTCAGGAACGCCACGCCCTCCGGGAGGCTGCCCTCCATCTCGAAGACGTGGGCCAGCGCGTGCACGGCCCACACGTCCCGGGGGCCCCGGGCGAGGGCCCGGCGGGCGGCGTCCTCCGCTGCCCGGTAGTCGGCGTTCTCCTCGAGGCCGAAGGCGTACATGCCCTGGACGAACCCCCAGGCCGGGTCGGTTTCCGGCCAGGCGGGAAGCACTCTCGCCACGAGGTCGCGCAGCTCGCGGCGGTCGCCGAGGAAGAAGGAGAGATCCTGGGCGATCTTCAGGGCCAGCAGGTCGCGGGGGTTGGCGACCAGGGCGCGCCGCAGCGCGCGGGTGGCCGCGTGCCAGTCGCCGTCCGCCCAGGCCCTGGCCGCGGCCAGGTGGTGGGCCTCGCGCGAGGCGGCCGGGCTCGCGTCGGCCGGCCCCAGCGGTTCGAGGAGCTGGCCGGCCTGGGCGACGCCGTCGGCGGTGGTCGCGTAGAGGGCCAGGTAGGCGCGGAAGATCCGCGCGAGCGCCAGCTCGCCGTCCGCCGCGATCGCGGCCTCGGCCCCGCCGACCGGGTCCCCGGTGAGCCCGACTAGATCTTCGATCGCCTGGTCCAGCACGCCAACGGCGCCGCCGTCGGCCGCCCGTACGGGGACCCCCCAGCGGTCCACGCGGATCTCGCTCATGGCGCGATTATCGCGGTCGAGCGGGCGGCGGCCGGTGGCCACGCGGCCCGGATGGGGACGAGGTCGCGCCCAGACCGCCTGACGACCGACGGGTGAGGCTTGCCAGCCGCGCCGCCGAGGTGCCCAGACCGACCGGAGACCCGAACGGTGGGACACCGGCCGCGGGATGCTGACGTAGCTCGGATTCGTCGTAGCGGCGGGTGCCCTGGTGCCACCGCAGGATTCCGGCGAGCCAGTTCCTCAGGTCCTCGACGTAGGTCAGCAGCGCGCCCTGAGCGTCCTCGGCCAGGTCGTACGTCTCGAACAGCGCCGGCAGTTCCTGTTCGACGATGTGCTCGAACTGCAGCATGCGCGCGGTCATGAGATCGTTGACCACCGTGACGGCACGCTCGCGGGAGCAGCCCAGGAACTTCTCGGCAACCAGGACGCCGTTGTGCAGCTCGCCCTCGAACTGGATCTCCTTCTGATAGGAGAAGAGGTCGTTCAGAAGGGTGGCGTAGTCCGAGGCCGAGCTCTCCAGTGCCCTGATCGGGCGGGTCGCGTAGATCTCCGTTGGCACCAGCCGCTCGCCGCTCACCCGGGCGAGGGCCATGGTCAGGTCGGAGCCGAAGGTCGCCCGCCGCATCTCGAGGTAGTCGATCGGGTCGGGAATCCGGTTCTCGGCCTGGTTCGCGAGTTCCCACAGCCAGCTGTCGAGCATGAGGTCGATCGCCGCGCGGAAGGATCGTCGCGCACTCAGGCTCAACGGCGGGGCGGTGCGGGCCCACAGGTCCGCGAGTCCGCGCTCCAGCGCAAGGAGCGGCGGCGGCGTCGCCCCGGCGAGGGTGGCGAACTCGACCGGCAGGAACTGCCGCAGGCGCTCGTTGCACGCCCGCGCCCCGGCGAGGTCCCGCGCCCGGCCGAAGATGACGGGGTAGTAGTCGTCCGCGTAGGTGCCCCAGGTCAGCCAGCAGGCCGAGAGCAGCAGGTCGGCCTGGCTCGCATCCGGGTCGAGCCCGGCCGAGCAGAGTGGGAAGTCGTACGAGACGAGCTTGTGCTCATCCCAGATTCCCGGCACCTGCGCGAGTAGCCCCATGTCCCGGGCCCACCGGACGCTGTCCCGGCGGCAGCCTGGAAGGTGCGGGTTGTCGCCCACGGGGAAGGGCATGTACGGCGCTGGCGCCCGTGAGGGCCCGACGACCTGGAACGGGACGTGGCTGAAGGCGCGCCCGCGTTGCGGCGCGGTCGCCAGGACCGATTCCAGCGGCCGGGCGATGGACGAGCCCAGCCCGGTCGGGCCGTGCGGAAGAATGCCGCGATCGGCCACCCGCTGCGAGGTCTCGGCGATACCGTCGGGCCGAGGTCCGTCGTTCATGTACCGGCTGGACCGCAGGTGCCACTCGTGGCCGCCCGACTGCCAGTCCTGCAGGCCCTTCACGTACGCGACGACGGCGGCGCGGGCGAGCGGGTCGATCCCGTTCTCCTCGAGAACGGGTGGGACCTCGCTGATCGCCGTGTGCTCGAACTGGTGCAGCCTGGACGTGAGCAGATCGTTGACCAGCTCGGCCGCGGACTGGGTGTCGCAGTCGAGGAAACGCTCGATGACCAGGACTCCGTTGCTCAGCTCGCCTTCGAGCTCGACCTCGCGCTGGTAGGAGAACAGGTCGTTCCGCAGGTGAATCGCGTCGGCGAAGGTGTCCCGCAACACCCGCATCGGGCGCAGGCCGGCTATGGCCGCGGGCACCTCGGCGTCCGCGGCGTGCTCGACCAGGTTCGCGGACCACGGCGCGCCGCCGACCTTGCGCCTCATCTCGATGTACTCGATCGGATTGGCGACCCGGTTCGCGTTGATGTTGGCCAGTTCCCAGAGGGATTCGTCCAGCAGGTTGCGCGTGCTCACCACGAACCGCTGGCGCCAGGCCGCGCTCCGGTCCGGGACAGTACGCGCCCACAGGTCGGCCAGGCCGCGCTCGACCGGGTTCGTCGGGGCATCCTGGCCGGTCGGGGCCTCCCCGGCCACGGCGCCTGCGTCGACCGGCATGAAGGCGCGCAACCGGTCGAGGTAGTCGCGGGCGCCGGCCATGTCGCCTGTCCGTTTGAACAGCTCCAGGAAATGGTCGTCGAAATAGAAGACCCAGACGTACCAGTCCGTGACCAGGTTGAGCCGGTCGGCCGAGGAATCCGGGTGGGTGTAGGCACACAGCAGGGCGTAGTCGTGGGCGTCGAAGTCCTGCTCGCTCCAGATCACCTCGCCGCCGGGGGCGGGGCCGATCATCTCCATCTCGGCGGCCCAGGCTCTGCTGTGCGTCCGGGCCGCGTCCAGGTGCGGGCTCAGTCGCGCCGGGTAGGGGACGTAGAACCGCGGAAGCGTGAAAGGCTTCATGGGTGCTCCGCGTCCTCCTTTCTGAAGGGGAGTGGGGGCGCCGGCGCCGCGCGGCGGGTCGATGGCCGCGCGGCGCCGGCGGGCGGTCCTAGCGTCCGATCTCGACGCTCTCCAGCACGCCGAGGGCGTCGGGAACCAGGACGGCCGCGGAGTAGTAGGCCGTCACCAGGTAGGAGATGATGGCCTTCTCGCTGATTCCCATGAATCGAACGGAGAGGCCCGGCTCGATCTCGTCGGGAATGCCCACGTTGTTCAGCCCGATGACGCCCTGATTCTCTTCGCCGGTGCGCATCGCGATGATGGACGTGCTGCCGGAAGCGCTGACGGGAATCTTGTTGACCGGCAGCAGCGGAACGCCGCGCCACGCCGGCACCTGCTGGTCGTGGAACGGCACCGTGGCCGGGTAGATGCCCCGCGCGGTGCATTCGCGGCCGAAGGCGGCGATCGCGCGCGGGTGCGCAAGCAGAACATGCGTGCTGCGCCGCCGGCTGAGGAGCTCGTCCAGGTCGTCCGGGGTCGGCGGCCCCGAACGGGTGTGAATGCGCTGGCGCAGGTCGACGTTGTGGAGCAGGCCGAAGTCGGAGTTGTTCACCAACTCGTGCTCCTGGCGCTCGCGCAGCGCCTCGACGGTGAGCCGGAGCTGGTGCTCGAGCTGGTTCATCGGCTCGTTGTAGAGGTCGGCCACCCGGCTGTGGATCCGCAGCACGGTCTGGGCGACGCTGAGCTCGTACTCGCGGGGAGCCAGCTCGTAGTCGACGAACGTGCCCGGGAGCGCCGGCTCGCCGACGTGGCCGGCCGCGATCGAGATCTCGGCCTCGCCCTGTTTGTTCCGCGCCGGCGCGGGACGGCTCCGGTAGTCGTCAATCCAGGCCCGCAGCGTGTCCGAGGCGTCCACGACCTCCTGGAACCGCTGGCGCGGCAGCGCGAGCACCGTGGTCCTGGTCAGCGCGCGGACGGTGTGGTCCCAGGTCGTGTCCGGTCCGACCAGCACGTCGGCGCCGAAGTACTCGCCGTCGCTGAGGATTCCGAGCGACCGCTCGTCATCGAAGGCGCCGGGACCGAACCGCCCCACCTTGCCGTGGGCGATGAGGACGACCTCGGCCGCGGCGGCGCCGGCTTCGGCGAGAATCTCCCCGGGGGAGTACTCACGCTGGACGAAGGCGTCAGCCAGCGTGGTGAGCTCGCCACCGTCGAAGCCGCGCAGCACCGGCAGCTCGGTCAGCTCGGCCGGGACGACCCGGACGTCCGACCCGGTGTTGGTGAACGTGAGGAGGCCGTCGCCGACGACATAGGTGAGACGTCGGTTGACCCGGTACACGCCACCCGCCGTGTGCACCCAGGGCAGGACCCGCAGCAGCCAGCGGGACGAGATCTCCTGCATCTGCGGAACGGACTTGGTGGTGGTCGCGAGATTCCTAGCGGCCGCGGTGCTGAGGCTCAGCGGCTGATCCGGTGCCTCGGTGGTGGCGTTGACAGGCTCGGTCATGGCATGCATCACCCATCTGTGTTGCCGCGGGACGGAGTCGCCGCGCCTCGGTCGGTATCGCCTGAAATCGCCCATGCCTGTCGAATGGCTGATCGCGAACGCGAATAAGTGATCGCGAACGAGCGAACAGATGGCTGCCGCGCGGAATACTCCGCAGGACATGGCGTTACGCGGCCCTACCTGAATGGGCCATAGACGCGGTACTGGATGGGCGTTCACAGGCAAGGTCCCGCCAGCAGCGGGCGGGATTGGTTTCGGCCAGTCGGAATGTACGCCGCCGGCCGCGGCGAAAGCTTCCCGCATCCCACCCGGGAGCGGCAAGAACTTCCCCTGACCAATCGGCGAGTGGCTCAATGTGACGGTCCTGCTATGACCCGAGGTCGGCGACGCCAGGGAAGGCCCGGACACACGGTGTGAAGATCGTTGTCACAGGTCCGAACATGACTCGCGGTCATGTGCCCGGTGCGGGCCGGGGGGCGGATTCGCGAAGCCGATGCGTCTCGTTGTCGTTCCACCGGCGACGAGGCTTGTCGTAGGCGCACCGCCGCGGGTGCGGCGTCAACGTATGAGAGGCCGGCCGAGGCGCTGGTTTGGCCTAGCTGCGCCGAGTCGATGAATATTGTCCCGGCGGTGGTCGTCTCGTCGATTGATGCTGTCGCCTTTGCCGCGCGATCGGCCGCGCGTCTCAGGGGCGAGGTGCGACGCGGTCGACTTTCGTGGAGCACGCACGCCACGAGATTTCCAGGGCGACCAGCCCGGCCGGCCTCGCGCGGCCGCGACGGTCGCCCGCACCGGCGGCCGACCGCCGAGGCCGAGGTGCTGCTCAGGGCGCGGTCCGCTGGGCCTGCGGCAAGCCGGAGCCCCCGAGCCGGACTGCGTCGGTCGCCGCGCACCGAGCCGCTGCGGCTTTGGGCGCTCGGGCCAGCCGGTAGTGATCGTGTCGGAGGCTTTAGCCTCTAACGACCTGGGACTAAAGGCTCCACTGCATTCCCCAGAGAACTAGTCCCTCGTCGGCTGGGCTGCCGCACGCCGACGGTAGCCGAGGAATGGGTACTCCCCGACGGCTAGGAGCGGTGGCCGGGGCAGTTCCCGCTACTTTCGATATTGGGGGCGTAGCCGACCGCGTGGTCTGGGGGATCGCGTCACGCCAGCGAGTTCGTCGGGTGAGCAGGGGTGCCTCGACGGTGTGGTCTCCCGGCTCGGCGGCCGCGCGCTGACGTGAGGAGTCGGCGGCCGCCCCCGGCACCATCCGTAGCGGTCGGGCGGACCTGGGGGCCCGAACGGACGGTGCCGCAGGGCGCCGGGGTAGTTCGTGGTCACTACGGCTGACTACCAGGCACTGACCAGCCGGCCCAGCCGGACGCCCCGGTCTCCGGCGGCCCTCGCGGGCCTGGCCGAGTCCGAGTCTGGGCGTGCCTGGATGACAAGCAAGCTTGACTATATGGAAAGCAGTCTTTACATTTGGCGCATGGTTAACGAGGCTCGACAGGACAACGTGACCCGCGACGCCCGCAGGGCGATCTTGATCGACGGCGTTCCGGTCTCCCTCTTCGGGATGATCGCGCTGGCGCTGGGCAGTTCCCCCGACCAGACCACCGCCGAGAAGGCCTGGTGGCTCGGCGTGACCGGCGCCTTCACGCTCTCCGTCGTATGGGTCCTGGTGCGGGCGTTCCGGCGCGCCGACGAGTATCAGCGCAAGATCCAGCTGGAGAGCATGGCGATCGCCTTCGCGGCGGTCCTCGTGGGCCTTCAGGTCGCCGTCCTGCTCGACGCCGCCGACATCGTCGGTCTGCGCGCCCTCAGCGAGGTGATCGTCATCGGAGGCGTCGGGCTCTGGCTCGTCGTCGCGGACCTGCGCACCCGCCTGCACCGGTGAGAAACCGGCTGCGCGCGCTGCGAGCCGAGCGCCGCTGGAGTCAGGCGGACCTGGCCGACCGATGCCAGGTGTCCCGGCAGACCATCAACGCCATCGAGACCGGACGCTACGACCCCGGCCTGCCCCTGGCGTTCACCCTCGCCGACATCTTCGACCTTGCCATTGAGGACATCTTCTTCCCCGACCGGTCCGAGGCCGCCACCGAATCCGGCGCACGCCGCTGATGCGGCCGTCAGCCGTGCGCCGGGGTCGGTGGCGGTCCAGACTTCAGATCTGGCCGTGATTCGGGGGAAGCGCGTCGTTGAGGTGGAAGTTGCCGACGTGGTGGTACTTCCAGTCGACCGGGTCGTGGCTGGCGTGGGTGCGGGCGTTGCGCCAGTGCCGGCTCAGGTCGTGGCGTTCGTCGGCGGCGCTCGCGCCGGAGAGGGCGAACAGGTCGCTGGCCACCTCGGCGGCGATCTCGCTGCCGAAGGCCTTGGCCTGCGCCACCGCGAGCGAGCCTCGCGCGGCCTCCCGCGCGTCCCAGGGACGCCGCCCGATCTCGTCCAGCTGGCCGGCGGCCCAGGCCAGCAGCTGCTCGGCGGCGCGTACCCGGGTCGCCAGCCTGCCGTAGCGCAGGATCGTGTGCGGGTCCTGCGCCGCGGTCTCGACCCAGCCGCCGCGGGCGGCCTCGAAGAACGGCCTGGCCCGGTCGCGCACGAACGCGCCGGCATCGCGCAGCGCGCCGCCGGCGATGCCGACCTGGATCGCGGCGTGCACGAGCTGCGCGCGGGCCCCGAGCTGCTGGGGACCCTCGAACGCCTGGTAGTAGGGGATGACGAGATCCGGGTCCACGGGCACGCCCCGTAGCGTCGTCGTGCCGCTGACGGTCGCGCGTTGGCCCATGACGTCCCAGTCGTCGTCGACGGTGACGCCGGGGGCGTGGCGTTCGACGAACGCGAGGACGAGACGCCCGGCGCCGTCGAGCGCCGTCACCCCGATCCAGCGGGCGGTGATCGACCCGGTGCTGTAGTACTTGATCCCGTCCAGGCGCAGCCCGTCGCCGTCCGGGCGCAGCCGGGTTCTCAGGTCCTGGGCGTGCCGGCCGCCGCGCTCGGCGAGCCCGCTGCCGAACCGGGCGCCGGCGAGCATGTCCGCGAACAGGCGGCGCTGCTGCGCCGTGGTTCCCCACCCGGCCAGCACGTCGGCGAACAGGAAGTGGCCCTGCGGTACCTGGGCGATGGCCGGGTCGACGGCGGCGATCACGCGGACGACCTCGGCGAGCGTGACCGGCGAGA is a genomic window of Pseudofrankia inefficax containing:
- a CDS encoding family 2B encapsulin nanocompartment shell protein, whose translation is MTEPVNATTEAPDQPLSLSTAAARNLATTTKSVPQMQEISSRWLLRVLPWVHTAGGVYRVNRRLTYVVGDGLLTFTNTGSDVRVVPAELTELPVLRGFDGGELTTLADAFVQREYSPGEILAEAGAAAAEVVLIAHGKVGRFGPGAFDDERSLGILSDGEYFGADVLVGPDTTWDHTVRALTRTTVLALPRQRFQEVVDASDTLRAWIDDYRSRPAPARNKQGEAEISIAAGHVGEPALPGTFVDYELAPREYELSVAQTVLRIHSRVADLYNEPMNQLEHQLRLTVEALRERQEHELVNNSDFGLLHNVDLRQRIHTRSGPPTPDDLDELLSRRRSTHVLLAHPRAIAAFGRECTARGIYPATVPFHDQQVPAWRGVPLLPVNKIPVSASGSTSIIAMRTGEENQGVIGLNNVGIPDEIEPGLSVRFMGISEKAIISYLVTAYYSAAVLVPDALGVLESVEIGR
- a CDS encoding SfnB family sulfur acquisition oxidoreductase is translated as MSRPLAGDRVAGPVIGSDVEAIGAARRYAEAIADGVIERDRSGAVPVEALAALDASGLLGITVPAEHGGADVSPVTLAEVVRVIAAVDPAIAQVPQGHFLFADVLAGWGTTAQQRRLFADMLAGARFGSGLAERGGRHAQDLRTRLRPDGDGLRLDGIKYYSTGSITARWIGVTALDGAGRLVLAFVERHAPGVTVDDDWDVMGQRATVSGTTTLRGVPVDPDLVIPYYQAFEGPQQLGARAQLVHAAIQVGIAGGALRDAGAFVRDRARPFFEAARGGWVETAAQDPHTILRYGRLATRVRAAEQLLAWAAGQLDEIGRRPWDAREAARGSLAVAQAKAFGSEIAAEVASDLFALSGASAADERHDLSRHWRNARTHASHDPVDWKYHHVGNFHLNDALPPNHGQI
- a CDS encoding terpene synthase family protein translates to MKPFTLPRFYVPYPARLSPHLDAARTHSRAWAAEMEMIGPAPGGEVIWSEQDFDAHDYALLCAYTHPDSSADRLNLVTDWYVWVFYFDDHFLELFKRTGDMAGARDYLDRLRAFMPVDAGAVAGEAPTGQDAPTNPVERGLADLWARTVPDRSAAWRQRFVVSTRNLLDESLWELANINANRVANPIEYIEMRRKVGGAPWSANLVEHAADAEVPAAIAGLRPMRVLRDTFADAIHLRNDLFSYQREVELEGELSNGVLVIERFLDCDTQSAAELVNDLLTSRLHQFEHTAISEVPPVLEENGIDPLARAAVVAYVKGLQDWQSGGHEWHLRSSRYMNDGPRPDGIAETSQRVADRGILPHGPTGLGSSIARPLESVLATAPQRGRAFSHVPFQVVGPSRAPAPYMPFPVGDNPHLPGCRRDSVRWARDMGLLAQVPGIWDEHKLVSYDFPLCSAGLDPDASQADLLLSACWLTWGTYADDYYPVIFGRARDLAGARACNERLRQFLPVEFATLAGATPPPLLALERGLADLWARTAPPLSLSARRSFRAAIDLMLDSWLWELANQAENRIPDPIDYLEMRRATFGSDLTMALARVSGERLVPTEIYATRPIRALESSASDYATLLNDLFSYQKEIQFEGELHNGVLVAEKFLGCSRERAVTVVNDLMTARMLQFEHIVEQELPALFETYDLAEDAQGALLTYVEDLRNWLAGILRWHQGTRRYDESELRQHPAAGVPPFGSPVGLGTSAARLASLTRRSSGGLGATSSPSGPRGHRPPPARPR
- a CDS encoding helix-turn-helix transcriptional regulator, producing the protein MRNRLRALRAERRWSQADLADRCQVSRQTINAIETGRYDPGLPLAFTLADIFDLAIEDIFFPDRSEAATESGARR